The window ATATGGACCGGGGGTGGGGACGGTGACGACCGAGATCCTCCGGCGGATGGCTCCCGACGCCATCCTGGTGGCAATCGAGACCAACGCCGACTTCGTCCGCTTCCTCCGCCGGCGGATCCAGGACCCCAGGTTGAGGCTGGTGCACGGATCGGCGGCCAACGCGGACGACGTGCTGGCCGGCGCCGGCCTGGAGCAGGCCGATTACGTGATCTCCGGCATCCCCTACACCACGATGCCGGAGGGCACCCGCGATCAGATCCTCCGGAAGACTCACGCCCTGCTGCACCCCCACGGCACCTTCCTGGTCTTCCAGTTCACCCGGGCCGTGCTGCCCTCGCTCCGGGGGCTGTTCGGCATCGTGCGGGAGGAGTTCGAGCTGCGCAACGTCATGCCAGCCCGGCTGTTCTACTGCCGCCGGGACGCCGAGCGGAGAACCAGCTCCCGTCCGGCGCCCCGGCCGCCGATCGCGGGTCCCTCCCCGCAGGCCGCGAGGCTCAGCGATTCCTGACCGTGGCGGCCTCGGGCTGAGAGGCGACCGTGGACTCCGCGGTACGCCAGCCGTCCTGGATGGCGCCGTAGATCTCGGGGAGCACGTCCTCCCGCGCCAGGAGTCCCTCCTGACCGAGGTAGCGGATGACCGCCGGTGGAATGAAGCTGTTGAAGCGGACCATCACCTCGGCATACTCCCGGAAGTGCTGTTGGGCCAGATCGGCGACTTCCCGGTCGCTCAGGGAGAGCGCGGTGGTATACAGCATGACATAACCGATGGTCGCCAGGCTCAATGCGGTGTAGTCGTCGCGCAGATTCTTGGGCAATCCTTCGGTGCGGAACAGGTCGATGACGCCGGCCGCCACGCCGGCCACGGCGGACCCGGCCCGCTTCACGGCCTCGGTAATGCCGGCGGCTTTGCGCCGCTCGCTCAGCATGCGGAGATCGCTGATGTGGTGCTCGATGGTGCGGTGGAGCTGCTTCAATTCGGTGATGACGTCGGGATAATCCTCCAAATCCTTGATCTGCGCCTGAATGGCCTTCTCGATATGGTCCTCCAGCGACAACATATCGGTGACATAGCTGTTGATCGCTTCGTTCCTCTCGCGTGGCACGATGACCTCCGGTGGCTAGGGGAATGTGGGCCTCGCGCGCTTGCGCTCCACGAGGGCAGGCCCAGACCGGGAGAATGGCGCGGTGGTAGATCGCTGTCTGTAAGGAGCATCACGTGATCCCCTACCTCGGCGCCCACACCATCGACAACGGCGGCATTCACCTGGCGGCGCTCCGGGCGGGGAACGCCGGCATGAGCGCGCTGCAGCTCTTCACCGCGATCCCCAAATACTACGGCGACAAGACCTCGATCCGGCCGGAACGGGTCACCCGCTTTCGTGCCGCGCTCGACCAGGCCGGGGTGGCCCCGGCCCAGGTGCTGGCCCACGCCGCCTACGTGCTCAACACGGCCACGGCTGACGAGGAGAAGTGGGGACGGGCGGCCGCGGGCCTCCGAAAGGAGCTGGAGCGATCGACCGCCTTGGGAATCGGCGCCGTCTGCTTCCATCCGGGCGCCGCTACCGACGGCGATCGTGAGGCGGGCGCCAGTCGGGTCGCCCGCGCGATCACCGAGGCGCTGGAGGCGGTCCCCGGCACCACGCGGCTCCTGGTGGAGAACACCGCGGGCGCCGGGACCACGCTGGGCCGGACGGCGGAGGAGGTGGGTGCCATCCTCGCAGCGGTGCCGCGGGCGCTCCGGGCACGCACCGGATACGGGCTCGACACCTGCCACCTCTTCTCCGCCGGCCACGATATCTCTTCCTCGGCGGCGGCGCTCACCCAGGTGCTCGACCAGTTCGAGGCAGCGGCAGGGGCGCCCCCGGCGTTCTTCCATCTCAACGACAGCGAGGGCGGTCTGGGATCCAATAAGGACCGGCACATGCTCATCGGGGAAGGCAAGATCGGCCGGGAGCCGTTCCGCTGGCTGCTGGGGGACCGGAGGAGCGCTGGGGTGCCGCTGGTGCTGGAGACCCCGCAGCAGAATCCCGACATCGCCCCGGACGATCCAACGCCCGATCCCTTCGACGTCAGGATGATGGAACTCCTGCGCTCGCTCGTCTGACGTCCGGTTGCAAAGTTCCGGGGCCGGCGGGAAATCGCCGGTGGCCCGGGACACTGTTGTCGCCAGCCTCACCGCTCCGCCGAGGATATTGCCGCGAATTCTGGCTCGACTCTGGTTGAGAGGCCAGGCCGATCGGCCATGCCCTCACTCGACTTGGACTTCTACCGCCAAAATTTTTGACGAGCGCCTCCCGGTTTGGTGCCTGCTTCTTGCGTACGTCGGCCCGCCCGATGTCCCGGCCCATTCCCCCGCAGGAGACGACTCATCCAGCCAGCACCGAGACGGCCATTTCTGGTGGCGCTCGCCGTGTGCGGTTTCGTCGCCGCGGTGCAGTTGACACCTGCCATGCCCGTGGCGGCGGCACCGGCACGCCCGCTGCTGGCTCCGGCGCTCTTCGTGAGCGCGCCGGAGCCCGTTGCGCCGGCGCCGGTGGACAGCAGCGCCCTCGAGCGGGAGGTGGTTTCGCGCTATGAGTATCGTCCCCTGGCCCGGCTGCTGGGCCAGCACACCCGGGCGCCCGGCATGGCCGTGCGGATCGCCCGGGCCATCGTGAAGGAGGCGGGCCGGCTGCACGTCGCGCCGAGCCTCCTGACCGGGGTACTGCTGACCGAGAACCCGCGGCTCGAATCCGGCTCGGTGAGCAGTCAGGGCGCCATCGGACTGATGCAGGTGATGCACTTCCACGCGGGGACCTTCGACTGCGCCTCGAGCGACCTGCTGCAGGTGGAGGCCAACATCTGTCATGGCGCTCATGTCTTCGGACAGCTGCTCGCCCGCACCGGGGACGTGCATCGCGCCCTGCTGCGATACAACGGGTGCGTGGTGAGCGCCAACACGCCCAACTGCCACCGATATCCCAGCAAGGTGATGCGGGCGGCGGGGCAGGTGCGCCGGCAGCTGCTGCTCTACCCCACCTTCCGGTTTGCCTCAGACAGCAGCCGGCACTCCGAGCCGCCCGCGATTCCGGTCGCGTCGCAGGTCGACTAGAACCGCAGCAGCTTCCGCAGAGCCTTTCCGAGCTTTCGTCCCAGATCTTCGATCTGCTCGATGAGCGGCGCGTGGTGCTCCTGGCACTCGCGGGTGGGCTCGGTGCCCACCTTGAACCACTCGCGCTGGGTCACCGGACACCATTGATTGGCGAGATCGCCGTTGAAGGCGTCGATGGTGCGGCGGACCATCCCGGCCGGCGGGCTCCAGTCCCCGGCGCGCGGGGGTTCCCGCCAGCCCTCCAGGTAGAATGCTGCCCAGGCCGGCGCGGCCAGTCGTCCACCCGAAGCATCCGCCGCGATCGGGCGGGGCGCGTCGTAGCCGAACCACACTCCCGCAACCAGCGTCGGCGTGTAGCCCACGAACCAGACGTCCGCGCCGTTGTTGGTCGTGCCGGTCTTCCCCGCAACGGCACCGCGCACGCCGAGCTGCCGGACGACGCGACCGGTCCCGCCGTCCACGACCGATTCCAGCATCGAGGTGATCTGAAACGCTTCGGCAGGACCCAGCACCCGCTGCGCCTTGGCAGCCGGCGCACGCCAGAGCACGGTTCCGTCTCCGGCCTCGATCCGGCGGACCAGCGAAGGCGTGACCCGGAATCCTCCGTTGGCGAACGGCGCGTAAGCGGCCACCAGCTCGAGTGGCGTCACCTCCGAGGCGCCGAGCGTGAGTGCCGGCACGGCGGCGAGCGGGCTCCGGATTCCGGAGTGGTGGGCAAACGCGGCTACCCGCCGCTCGCCCACCGAGCGGCCCAGTCGCACGGTGGCCGCGTTGGCCGACCGCATGAGCGCGCGGCGGAGGGTGAGTGGTCCACCGTACTCGCCGCCGAAGTTGACCGGCCGCCAGATTCGTCCGTGCTCCTCGAGCTCCACCGGCGAGTCGTCGACCACGCTCGCGGGGGTGAACCCGTCGGTGAGCGCCGCCGCGTATACGAAGGGCTTGAATGCAGAGCCGGGCTGCCGCTTGGCCACCAGCGCCCGATTGAATCCCCGGCTCACCGCCTGCCGCCCGCCGACCAGCGCACGGATCTCTCCATTCCTGGGATCGAGGGCCACCAGGGCGCCTTCGAGCGGCTCACCGCCGCCCCGGTAGCGGGGCCCGGCGGCGCGCTCGATGGCCACGGCCTGCCTGCGCACCACCGCTTCTGCCGCCCGTTGCGCGGTGGAGTCGAGAGTGGTGTAGACCACCAGGTCGCCCAGGCCGCCGGGATCATCTCCTAAGACCGAGTCCACCACGGCTCGAATCGGGTCCAACCCGTAGGAGCGCTCCTCCCGAGGGTGCCATTCGGTGGGTGCCAGCCGAAGTGGCTCGCGCCGGGCGCGCTCGGCGAGCGCGGGCGGGAGGTAGCCTTCGCGGGCCATGAGAGTGAGCACCAGGTCTCGCCGGCCGCGGGCCCGGTCGGGATGACGCCGCGGGGCATAGAACGATGGACCCCGCGCGAGGGCGGCCAGGGTCGCGGCCTCCGCCACCGAGAGCCGGTCGACGCTCTTGCCGAACAGATCGCGGCTCGCGGCCTCCACACCGAAGGTGCCGTTTCCGAGATAAATGACGTTGAGGTAGAGCTGGAGGATCTGTTGCTTGGTGAGAGAGTGCTCCAGCCGCCGGGCGAGCTGGATCTCGATCAGCTTC of the Gemmatimonadales bacterium genome contains:
- a CDS encoding deoxyribonuclease IV, producing MIPYLGAHTIDNGGIHLAALRAGNAGMSALQLFTAIPKYYGDKTSIRPERVTRFRAALDQAGVAPAQVLAHAAYVLNTATADEEKWGRAAAGLRKELERSTALGIGAVCFHPGAATDGDREAGASRVARAITEALEAVPGTTRLLVENTAGAGTTLGRTAEEVGAILAAVPRALRARTGYGLDTCHLFSAGHDISSSAAALTQVLDQFEAAAGAPPAFFHLNDSEGGLGSNKDRHMLIGEGKIGREPFRWLLGDRRSAGVPLVLETPQQNPDIAPDDPTPDPFDVRMMELLRSLV
- a CDS encoding methyltransferase domain-containing protein, whose product is MRIPLGHSERLLLFGRNFLKHPRMLGSVIPSSRFLVKRLLAPVDWTRARVIVEYGPGVGTVTTEILRRMAPDAILVAIETNADFVRFLRRRIQDPRLRLVHGSAANADDVLAGAGLEQADYVISGIPYTTMPEGTRDQILRKTHALLHPHGTFLVFQFTRAVLPSLRGLFGIVREEFELRNVMPARLFYCRRDAERRTSSRPAPRPPIAGPSPQAARLSDS
- a CDS encoding PBP1A family penicillin-binding protein — protein: MGSLPAAEQHHQRRAVGQRCGGQLDGRGAAGKLKLPPLTGRRLALAALVLLLTLALATGGWIATCGFAGCPSTAQIQAFRPSEGGRILDRAGAPIGRLAYVRRINVPLARVPRRVRAAFIAVEDRRFYYHHGVDWRSAARAGFRNLSHLEVREGFSTITMQVVRNAFVPELSQQRSLRRKLIEIQLARRLEHSLTKQQILQLYLNVIYLGNGTFGVEAASRDLFGKSVDRLSVAEAATLAALARGPSFYAPRRHPDRARGRRDLVLTLMAREGYLPPALAERARREPLRLAPTEWHPREERSYGLDPIRAVVDSVLGDDPGGLGDLVVYTTLDSTAQRAAEAVVRRQAVAIERAAGPRYRGGGEPLEGALVALDPRNGEIRALVGGRQAVSRGFNRALVAKRQPGSAFKPFVYAAALTDGFTPASVVDDSPVELEEHGRIWRPVNFGGEYGGPLTLRRALMRSANAATVRLGRSVGERRVAAFAHHSGIRSPLAAVPALTLGASEVTPLELVAAYAPFANGGFRVTPSLVRRIEAGDGTVLWRAPAAKAQRVLGPAEAFQITSMLESVVDGGTGRVVRQLGVRGAVAGKTGTTNNGADVWFVGYTPTLVAGVWFGYDAPRPIAADASGGRLAAPAWAAFYLEGWREPPRAGDWSPPAGMVRRTIDAFNGDLANQWCPVTQREWFKVGTEPTRECQEHHAPLIEQIEDLGRKLGKALRKLLRF
- a CDS encoding transglycosylase SLT domain-containing protein, which codes for MALAVCGFVAAVQLTPAMPVAAAPARPLLAPALFVSAPEPVAPAPVDSSALEREVVSRYEYRPLARLLGQHTRAPGMAVRIARAIVKEAGRLHVAPSLLTGVLLTENPRLESGSVSSQGAIGLMQVMHFHAGTFDCASSDLLQVEANICHGAHVFGQLLARTGDVHRALLRYNGCVVSANTPNCHRYPSKVMRAAGQVRRQLLLYPTFRFASDSSRHSEPPAIPVASQVD